In the Amblyraja radiata isolate CabotCenter1 chromosome 13, sAmbRad1.1.pri, whole genome shotgun sequence genome, one interval contains:
- the LOC116980149 gene encoding alpha-1,4-N-acetylglucosaminyltransferase-like: MNPIHHIFIVVFIIGASVLLYVSWHLQTQQNVPKHMVGMSHVEDEAPMDDPRPLLNPGIMFVETTDKVELKPLVMCSVESTARQNPDKTIYFFMKGFSDNLSQYPEPKYRLVPLLSSMKNVVLLPLNANELFDDTALKIWYRKVTNKKKVGTPKADPWQRDRPLQDVRVRKLHCFVAPELPNKRPPTPRCSAAVQMFFLTDNLTVFTDGCRLALLWKYGGIYLDTYIISMRPMPFTNLTYLGSTRP; the protein is encoded by the exons ATGAATCCCATTCATCACATATTTATCGTTGTCTTCATAATTGGAGCTAGTGTTCTGCTGTATGTAAGTTGGCATTTGCAAACACAACAAAATGTTCCAAAGCACATGGTAGGAATGTCACACGTGGAAGATGAAGCTCCCATGGATGATCCTCGTCCACTCCTGAATCCTGGGATTATGTTTGTGGAAACAACAGACAAGGTGGAGCTGAAGCCATTGGTGATGTGCTCAGTGGAGTCTACTGCTCGTCAAAACCCAGATAAAACAATCTATTTCTTCATGAAGGGGTTCAGTGACAACTTGAGCCAATATCCAGAGCCTAAATACAGACTCGTCCCGTTGCTCTCCTCAATGAAGAATGTTGTTCTTCTACCTTTAAACGCTAACGAATTATTTGATGATACTGCATTGAAAATTTGGTATCGAAAGGTAACCAATAAGAAGAAA GTTGGAACACCAAaggccgacccctggcaaagggatcgcccgctccaagaTGTTAGAGTCCGCAAGCTTCACTGTTTTGTAGCTCCAGAACTCCCAAACAAGAGgccaccaactccacgatgttcggCTGCAGTGCAGATGTTTTTTTTGACTGATAATTTGACTGTGTTTACTGATGGCTGCAGATTAGCACTGCTGTGGAAATATGGGGGAATCTACCTGGATACTTATATTATATCAATGAGGCCAATGCCGTTTACTAACTTGACATATTTGGGGTCAACAAGGCCCTAG